In Tepidamorphus gemmatus, the following are encoded in one genomic region:
- the sucD gene encoding succinate--CoA ligase subunit alpha produces the protein MSILVDRNTKVIVQGLTGKTGTFHTEQALAYHGTQMVAGVHPAKGGEMWTGHVNGSERQLPIYSTVAEAKERTGANATVIYVPPAGAAAAIEEAIDAEIPLIVCITEGIPVMDMVRAKAKLVKSKSRLIGPNCPGVMTADECKIGIMPGSIFRKGSVGVVSRSGTLTYEAVYQTTMAGLGQTTAVGIGGDPVKGTEFIDVLEMFLADAATQSIIMIGEIGGSAEEDAARFIRDEAKKGRAKPMVGFIAGRTAPPGRTMGHAGAVISGGKGGAEDKIEAMKAAGIHVSESPARLGKTLADVLKG, from the coding sequence ATGTCGATCCTGGTCGATCGCAACACCAAGGTCATCGTGCAGGGTCTCACCGGCAAGACGGGCACCTTCCATACCGAGCAGGCACTCGCCTATCACGGCACCCAGATGGTGGCCGGCGTCCATCCCGCGAAGGGCGGCGAGATGTGGACCGGTCACGTCAACGGCAGCGAGCGGCAGCTGCCGATCTATTCGACCGTTGCCGAGGCGAAGGAGCGGACCGGGGCGAACGCCACGGTGATCTACGTGCCGCCGGCCGGGGCGGCTGCGGCCATCGAGGAGGCGATCGACGCGGAGATTCCGCTGATCGTCTGTATCACCGAGGGGATACCGGTGATGGACATGGTCCGGGCGAAGGCCAAGCTCGTCAAATCGAAGTCGCGTCTGATCGGACCGAACTGTCCTGGCGTGATGACCGCCGACGAATGCAAGATCGGCATCATGCCGGGTTCGATCTTCCGCAAGGGCTCGGTTGGTGTCGTGTCGCGGTCCGGCACACTCACCTACGAGGCGGTCTACCAGACGACGATGGCCGGCCTCGGCCAGACCACGGCCGTCGGCATCGGCGGCGACCCGGTAAAGGGCACCGAGTTCATCGATGTCCTGGAGATGTTCCTGGCCGATGCGGCGACCCAGTCGATCATCATGATCGGGGAGATCGGCGGCTCGGCCGAGGAGGACGCCGCCCGGTTCATCCGCGACGAGGCGAAGAAGGGGCGCGCCAAGCCGATGGTCGGCTTCATTGCCGGGCGCACCGCACCGCCCGGCCGGACCATGGGCCACGCCGGCGCGGTGATTTCGGGCGGCAAGGGCGGTGCGGAGGACAAGATCGAGGCGATGAAGGCCGCCGGCATCCATGTCTCGGAGTCGCCGGCCCGTCTCGGCAAGACTCTCGCCGATGTGCTGAAGGGCTAA
- a CDS encoding murein hydrolase activator EnvC family protein has product MLTTLHHGGFRTLAAALVAILALVASAAGEDTPAADSAGAAAPAAGPEAAREETERALATLREDLERQREVEARIAGEVAALEADRAALNAELLATAGRIGELETVLGHVENRITALVERENDLKSSLRSRSGVLAELIAALQRMGRRPPPAVLISPGDALETVRTAMLLGAVLPGLRLETEALATDLAELTRLKREIDGERARLLAQTRALGEQRTRIALLIEAKRLVAASSAEELASVRRRAEELAARAQDMEELIASLDREIAVAERVAAASATRSPQEALGALRDPARLEPAMPFADTKGLLPMPAAGAVVREFGAPDEFGTASRGITIATRANAQVIAPADGWVVYAGPFRSYGELLILNVGDGYHVLLAGMDAIAVDLGQFVLAGEPVGQMGGVVLASAANVTVGRSQPLLYVEFRQDGQSIDPGPWWASGRNGAGG; this is encoded by the coding sequence ATGCTGACCACTCTCCATCACGGCGGGTTCCGGACCCTCGCAGCGGCGCTGGTCGCAATCCTCGCGCTGGTCGCGTCTGCGGCCGGTGAAGACACGCCTGCGGCCGACTCGGCGGGTGCGGCGGCACCGGCGGCCGGACCCGAAGCCGCGCGCGAAGAGACGGAGCGGGCGCTTGCGACGCTGCGCGAGGACCTCGAGCGGCAGCGTGAGGTGGAGGCGCGCATTGCCGGCGAGGTGGCGGCGCTGGAGGCCGATCGGGCCGCGCTGAATGCCGAACTGCTTGCGACGGCCGGACGGATCGGCGAGCTGGAGACCGTTCTCGGCCACGTCGAGAATCGGATCACGGCGCTGGTCGAGCGCGAGAATGACCTGAAGTCCTCGCTGCGCAGCCGATCCGGAGTCCTTGCCGAACTGATCGCCGCCCTGCAGCGCATGGGCCGGCGGCCGCCGCCGGCGGTGCTGATCAGCCCGGGCGATGCCTTGGAGACGGTGCGCACCGCCATGCTGCTTGGTGCCGTTCTGCCCGGTCTGAGGTTGGAAACCGAAGCCCTGGCCACCGATCTTGCCGAGCTTACCCGGCTGAAGCGCGAGATCGACGGCGAGAGAGCCAGGCTTTTGGCACAGACGCGGGCACTCGGCGAACAGCGCACGCGGATTGCGCTGCTGATCGAGGCCAAGCGGCTGGTGGCGGCGTCGAGTGCCGAGGAGCTCGCAAGCGTGCGCCGGCGCGCCGAGGAGCTCGCAGCCAGGGCGCAGGACATGGAGGAACTGATCGCCTCGCTCGACCGGGAGATCGCGGTGGCTGAACGCGTGGCGGCCGCTTCGGCAACGAGGTCGCCCCAGGAAGCGCTCGGCGCGCTGCGCGATCCGGCCCGCCTCGAACCTGCCATGCCGTTCGCCGACACCAAGGGGCTGTTGCCGATGCCGGCGGCCGGCGCTGTCGTGCGCGAATTCGGCGCGCCGGACGAATTCGGGACGGCCTCGCGCGGGATCACGATCGCAACGCGCGCAAACGCCCAGGTCATCGCCCCGGCCGACGGCTGGGTCGTCTACGCCGGGCCGTTCCGATCCTATGGGGAACTCTTGATACTGAATGTCGGCGACGGGTATCATGTCCTACTCGCCGGCATGGACGCAATTGCCGTTGATCTCGGCCAGTTCGTTCTGGCCGGTGAACCGGTCGGGCAAATGGGCGGGGTGGTGCTGGCAAGTGCCGCGAACGTGACTGTCGGCCGCAGCCAGCCCCTCCTATATGTGGAATTCCGGCAGGATGGTCAGTCCATCGATCCGGGCCCGTGGTGGGCAAGCGGCCGCAATGGAGCAGGCGGATAA
- a CDS encoding S41 family peptidase, with protein MMRRTSILLLGMLLGGAAGFVVSQPALITGDAIAAGKSDTYRQLNLFGDVFERVKSDYVEEPDDAALVESAINGMLTSLDPHSSYLSPKDYRDMQVQTRGEFGGLGIEVTMEDGLVKVVTPIDDTPAARAGILPGDLITHLDGEPVKGLTLAEAVEKMRGRVNTPIELTIQRGEGEPLKITVVRDIIQIRAVRFNSEDDVGYIRITQFNEQTFENLKLAIEKLEQEIPADRLKGFIIDLRNNPGGLLDQAIAVSDTFLDRGEIVSTRGRNLDESQRYNARSGDLTKGKPVIVLINGGSASASEIVAGALQDHRRATIVGTRSFGKGSVQTIIPLGSNGALRLTTARYYTPSGRSIQATGIEPDIVVEQDVPEELRGQTTSRGEASLRGHLESQDGEEQGGSSAYIPPDKADDKQLNYALDLLRGVQVHSSFPPDPNASVPN; from the coding sequence ATAATGCGCAGGACGTCAATTCTCCTCCTTGGAATGTTGCTGGGCGGGGCGGCTGGCTTTGTCGTTTCGCAGCCGGCACTGATCACCGGTGATGCGATCGCTGCGGGCAAGAGCGACACCTACCGCCAGCTTAATCTGTTCGGCGACGTCTTCGAGCGGGTGAAGTCCGACTATGTGGAGGAGCCCGACGACGCGGCCCTGGTCGAGTCGGCCATCAATGGCATGCTGACCTCGCTCGATCCGCATTCGAGCTATCTGTCGCCGAAGGACTACCGCGACATGCAGGTCCAGACGCGCGGCGAGTTCGGTGGCCTCGGCATCGAGGTCACGATGGAGGACGGACTGGTCAAGGTCGTCACGCCGATCGACGACACGCCCGCCGCCCGCGCCGGCATCCTGCCCGGAGACCTGATCACCCATCTCGACGGCGAGCCGGTGAAGGGGCTGACACTGGCCGAGGCCGTCGAGAAGATGCGCGGACGGGTGAATACCCCGATCGAGCTGACCATTCAGCGCGGCGAAGGCGAGCCGCTGAAGATCACGGTCGTGCGTGACATCATCCAGATCCGTGCCGTCCGCTTCAACAGCGAGGATGATGTCGGCTACATCCGCATCACACAGTTCAACGAGCAGACCTTCGAGAACCTGAAGCTCGCCATCGAGAAGCTGGAGCAGGAAATTCCCGCCGACCGGCTGAAGGGCTTCATCATCGACCTGCGGAACAATCCGGGCGGGCTCCTCGATCAGGCGATCGCCGTGTCCGACACATTCCTGGATCGCGGCGAGATCGTCTCGACGCGTGGGCGCAATCTCGACGAATCGCAGCGCTACAATGCCCGATCCGGCGATCTGACCAAGGGCAAGCCGGTCATCGTCCTGATCAATGGCGGTTCGGCGTCGGCATCGGAAATCGTCGCCGGCGCCCTGCAGGACCATCGCCGTGCGACCATCGTCGGAACCCGTTCCTTCGGCAAGGGGTCGGTGCAGACCATCATCCCGCTGGGGTCGAACGGCGCCCTGCGCCTGACGACGGCCCGCTACTACACGCCGTCCGGCCGTTCCATCCAGGCGACCGGCATCGAACCGGACATCGTGGTCGAACAGGACGTTCCCGAGGAACTGCGCGGGCAGACCACATCACGGGGCGAAGCCTCGCTGCGCGGGCACCTCGAATCGCAGGATGGCGAGGAGCAGGGCGGATCGTCCGCGTACATTCCCCCGGACAAGGCCGACGACAAGCAGCTCAACTATGCGCTTGACCTGCTGCGCGGGGTCCAGGTGCACAGCTCGTTCCCGCCCGATCCCAACGCGAGCGTGCCGAACTGA
- a CDS encoding carboxymuconolactone decarboxylase family protein: MSTVPLLSDEDLSPAARAVFDDIRKTRNTDFVNNFWRALANDPVLLKRTWDSVKEVMAPGALDPLVKELIYVAVSATNNCEYCIRSHTASARAKGMTDAMLMELLAVVGMANETNRLANGLQVPVDEAFR; this comes from the coding sequence ATGTCCACCGTCCCACTTCTCTCCGACGAAGACCTCAGTCCGGCCGCCAGGGCGGTGTTCGACGACATCCGCAAGACCCGCAACACGGACTTCGTCAACAATTTCTGGCGGGCGCTGGCGAACGACCCGGTGTTGCTGAAGCGAACCTGGGACAGCGTCAAGGAGGTGATGGCGCCGGGCGCGCTCGATCCGCTGGTCAAGGAACTGATCTATGTCGCGGTCTCGGCGACCAACAACTGCGAATACTGCATCCGCTCCCACACCGCTTCCGCCCGCGCCAAGGGCATGACCGACGCCATGCTGATGGAGCTGCTCGCGGTGGTCGGGATGGCCAACGAGACCAATCGGCTGGCGAACGGCCTGCAGGTGCCGGTGGACGAGGCGTTCCGGTAG
- the sucC gene encoding ADP-forming succinate--CoA ligase subunit beta produces the protein MNIHEYQAKAILKAYGAPVAAGVAIFSPEEAEQAARQLGGPLWVVKSQIHAGGRGKGRFKELGPDAKGGVRLAKSVEEVVANAREMLGRTLVTKQTGPAGKQVNRLYIEDGADIARELYLSLLVDRTVGRVAFVVSTEGGMDIEQVAHDTPEKIVTLAIDPCTGVTAADAAKIADALKLEEPARGEMTKLADILYRAFTEKDMSLLEVNPLIVMKDGHLRVLDAKVSFDNNALFRHPDIVALRDKTEEDEKEIEASKYDLAYVALDGNIGCMVNGAGLAMATMDIIKLYGAEPANFLDVGGGASKEKVTAAFKIITADPNVKGILVNIFGGIMRCDTIAEGVVAAVKEVGLKVPLVVRLEGTKVEEGKRILNESGLDVVAANDLDDAAQKIVNAVKGAR, from the coding sequence ATGAACATCCACGAATACCAGGCCAAGGCCATCCTCAAGGCCTACGGGGCGCCGGTCGCCGCCGGGGTCGCGATCTTTTCGCCCGAGGAGGCGGAACAGGCTGCCAGGCAGCTCGGCGGGCCGCTGTGGGTCGTCAAGTCGCAGATCCATGCCGGCGGCCGCGGGAAGGGCCGCTTCAAGGAGCTGGGACCCGACGCTAAGGGTGGCGTCCGGCTTGCGAAGAGCGTCGAGGAGGTCGTCGCCAATGCCCGCGAGATGCTCGGCAGGACGCTGGTGACCAAGCAGACCGGTCCTGCCGGCAAGCAGGTCAACCGCCTCTACATCGAGGACGGCGCCGACATCGCCCGCGAGCTCTATCTGTCGCTTCTCGTCGACCGCACCGTCGGCCGCGTCGCCTTCGTGGTCTCCACCGAGGGCGGCATGGACATCGAGCAGGTCGCGCACGACACGCCGGAGAAGATCGTCACCCTGGCGATCGACCCGTGCACGGGGGTCACGGCGGCCGACGCGGCGAAGATCGCCGATGCCCTGAAGCTCGAGGAGCCGGCGCGCGGCGAGATGACGAAGCTCGCCGACATCCTCTACCGGGCCTTCACCGAGAAGGACATGAGCCTGCTCGAGGTGAATCCGCTGATCGTGATGAAGGACGGTCACCTGCGCGTCCTCGATGCCAAGGTCTCGTTCGACAACAATGCGCTGTTCCGTCATCCCGACATCGTCGCGCTGCGCGACAAGACGGAAGAGGACGAGAAGGAGATCGAGGCGTCGAAGTACGACCTCGCCTATGTGGCGCTCGACGGCAACATCGGCTGCATGGTCAACGGCGCGGGTCTTGCCATGGCGACCATGGACATCATCAAGCTCTATGGCGCGGAGCCCGCGAATTTCCTCGACGTCGGCGGCGGCGCGTCGAAGGAGAAGGTGACGGCGGCATTCAAGATCATCACCGCCGATCCGAACGTGAAGGGCATTCTGGTCAACATCTTCGGCGGCATCATGCGCTGCGACACGATCGCCGAAGGCGTCGTCGCCGCCGTGAAGGAGGTCGGTCTGAAGGTGCCGCTGGTGGTGCGGCTCGAGGGTACCAAGGTCGAGGAGGGCAAGCGAATCCTCAACGAAAGCGGCCTCGACGTGGTGGCGGCCAACGATCTCGACGATGCCGCTCAGAAGATCGTCAATGCCGTGAAGGGGGCTCGCTGA
- a CDS encoding RNA pyrophosphohydrolase, with the protein MAADIADLPYRPCVGALVINRDGLVFIGHRADGPEEPEGPGTWWQMPQGGIDEGEDPATAVFRELYEETSIRSVSLIAESRDWIRYDLPPNLIGKAWKGRYRGQAQKWFALRFTGEDSEIDILHPGGGHHKPEFNAWRWARPDELTALVVPFKRAVYAQIVREFEGIIGRS; encoded by the coding sequence ATGGCCGCAGACATCGCCGATCTTCCCTACCGCCCCTGTGTGGGGGCGCTGGTCATCAACCGCGACGGTCTCGTGTTCATCGGCCATCGCGCCGACGGGCCAGAAGAGCCGGAAGGCCCCGGCACCTGGTGGCAGATGCCTCAAGGCGGAATCGACGAGGGCGAGGATCCGGCCACAGCCGTCTTTCGCGAGCTCTACGAGGAGACCAGCATCCGCTCGGTCAGCCTGATTGCCGAGAGCCGCGACTGGATCCGCTACGATCTGCCGCCGAACCTGATCGGCAAGGCCTGGAAAGGCCGCTATCGCGGCCAGGCCCAGAAGTGGTTCGCGCTGCGCTTCACCGGCGAGGACAGCGAGATCGACATCCTCCATCCCGGCGGCGGTCACCACAAGCCCGAGTTCAACGCCTGGAGATGGGCGCGCCCCGACGAACTGACCGCCCTCGTGGTGCCGTTCAAGCGCGCGGTCTACGCGCAGATCGTCCGGGAATTCGAGGGCATCATCGGCCGCAGCTGA
- the rlmH gene encoding 23S rRNA (pseudouridine(1915)-N(3))-methyltransferase RlmH — protein sequence MRVEILAVGRLKAGAPERELVARYLDRAAAAGRVVGLTGFEVAEVGEGRDVAAESRALLARLPAGARRIVLDERGRALSSRELARRIAGWRDEGASAAAFLIGGADGHDVSVRTGADLVLSLGPMTWPHQLVRALIAEQLYRAVTILGGHPYHRD from the coding sequence ATGCGCGTCGAGATCCTCGCGGTCGGACGGCTGAAGGCGGGCGCCCCGGAACGGGAGCTGGTGGCGCGCTATCTCGACCGCGCCGCAGCGGCCGGTCGCGTGGTCGGGCTCACCGGGTTCGAGGTCGCCGAAGTGGGCGAGGGGCGGGACGTGGCCGCCGAAAGCCGGGCGCTTCTCGCCCGTCTTCCGGCCGGGGCGCGACGGATCGTGCTCGACGAGCGCGGCCGGGCGCTGTCCAGCCGCGAACTGGCCCGCCGCATCGCTGGCTGGCGCGATGAGGGGGCCTCGGCGGCGGCGTTTCTGATCGGCGGTGCCGACGGTCACGACGTCTCGGTCCGGACGGGCGCCGATCTGGTGCTGTCGCTTGGCCCGATGACATGGCCGCATCAGCTCGTGCGCGCGCTGATCGCCGAACAGCTTTACCGTGCCGTGACGATCCTCGGCGGCCATCCCTATCATCGCGATTAG
- the rsfS gene encoding ribosome silencing factor, which yields MTVRPQPSSDSLLETILAALEDGKAEDVVTIDLAGKSSIADTMVIASGRSDRQVGAIADRVLRSLKDAGFGRVAVEGMQTCDWVLIDAGDVIVHLFRPEVRAFYNLEKMWSSDTPRERLAI from the coding sequence GTGACTGTCCGGCCGCAGCCGTCGTCGGACAGTCTGCTCGAAACGATCCTCGCCGCGCTGGAAGACGGCAAGGCAGAGGATGTGGTCACCATCGACCTGGCAGGTAAATCGTCGATCGCCGACACGATGGTCATCGCCTCCGGGCGATCCGACCGGCAGGTCGGCGCGATCGCCGATCGCGTGCTGCGCAGCCTCAAGGACGCCGGCTTCGGCCGCGTCGCGGTGGAGGGCATGCAGACCTGCGACTGGGTGCTGATCGATGCCGGCGACGTGATCGTGCATCTGTTCAGGCCAGAGGTCCGCGCCTTCTACAATCTCGAGAAGATGTGGTCCTCGGACACGCCGCGCGAGCGGCTGGCGATCTGA
- a CDS encoding nicotinate-nucleotide adenylyltransferase, whose translation MGGIGGWPNLPSCGAGQRIGLFGGSFNPPHGGHRLVSDMALRRLRLDRIWWLVTPGNPLKDPRALRPLEARIAEAARIAAHPRIQVTAVEADIGASRTRDTLRYLIRRCPTARFVWLMGADNLASFHHWYAWREIARTVPIAVVDRPGYGLAAVASPAAHWMASRRIDEADAALLADLDPPAWVFLHGRRSPLSSTQLRADQTR comes from the coding sequence TTGGGCGGCATCGGAGGCTGGCCGAACCTGCCGTCCTGCGGGGCGGGACAACGGATCGGTCTGTTCGGCGGATCGTTCAACCCGCCACATGGCGGCCATCGGCTGGTCAGCGACATGGCCCTGCGGCGTCTTCGGCTCGACCGCATCTGGTGGCTGGTAACGCCCGGCAATCCGCTCAAGGACCCGCGCGCGCTACGGCCGCTCGAGGCGCGGATCGCCGAGGCAGCACGGATCGCCGCGCATCCGCGCATCCAGGTGACGGCGGTCGAGGCCGATATCGGCGCATCGCGCACACGCGATACGCTGCGATATCTGATCCGGCGCTGTCCGACCGCGCGTTTCGTCTGGCTCATGGGGGCGGACAATCTGGCCAGTTTCCACCACTGGTACGCCTGGCGGGAGATCGCCCGCACCGTCCCCATCGCCGTCGTCGACCGGCCGGGCTACGGCCTCGCCGCAGTCGCCAGCCCTGCCGCGCACTGGATGGCATCCAGGCGGATCGACGAGGCGGACGCGGCGCTGCTCGCGGACCTCGACCCGCCCGCCTGGGTCTTCCTTCACGGGCGCCGCTCGCCGCTCTCCTCGACCCAGCTCAGGGCGGACCAGACGCGCTGA
- a CDS encoding divergent polysaccharide deacetylase family protein: protein MSVRKVVLLLAATAAVLLAGRLLLFDDPLGGEPVAVVQLDSLPASRANTGETTGMRATLESEQPESLPDDQALPPADIVIGDPLTPSAATGGGEIGLVEMSRHGPIPAIAPDGRRPFDAYARPLGAVPPTGPRIAIVLGGLGLSTLTTETAIDRLPAEITLAFAPYGDELERLSARARQAGHELLLHVPLEPYDYPDSDPGPHTLLTGLDPEQNRDRLHWLMSRFSGYAGVLNYMGARFTASEDALRPFLGELRDRGLVYIDDGTSPRSAVPKVAREIGLSVAVATRVVDAVPTRAAIDEALRQLEDSARETGSALGIGSALPVSIEAIREWARGLEARGVTLVPASALVGGGAI, encoded by the coding sequence TTGAGCGTTCGCAAGGTCGTCCTGCTTCTGGCGGCCACGGCAGCCGTGCTGCTGGCCGGCCGACTTCTGCTGTTCGACGATCCGCTTGGCGGCGAACCGGTGGCGGTGGTGCAGCTCGACAGCCTGCCGGCCTCGCGGGCCAATACCGGCGAGACGACCGGCATGCGCGCGACGCTCGAGTCCGAACAGCCCGAAAGCCTGCCGGACGACCAGGCGCTGCCACCTGCCGACATCGTGATCGGCGATCCGCTGACACCGTCAGCGGCAACCGGTGGCGGCGAAATCGGCCTGGTCGAGATGAGCCGCCACGGCCCGATCCCGGCGATCGCCCCGGACGGACGCCGGCCCTTCGATGCCTATGCGCGTCCGCTCGGAGCTGTTCCACCGACCGGACCCCGCATCGCCATCGTGCTTGGCGGGCTGGGGCTCTCGACGCTGACCACCGAGACGGCGATCGACCGGCTTCCCGCCGAGATCACGCTGGCCTTTGCGCCCTACGGGGACGAGCTGGAGCGCTTGAGCGCGCGCGCCCGCCAGGCTGGCCACGAACTGCTGCTGCACGTTCCGCTGGAGCCCTACGACTACCCCGACAGCGATCCCGGGCCGCACACGCTGCTGACCGGGCTCGACCCGGAACAGAATCGCGACCGTCTGCACTGGCTGATGAGCCGGTTCTCCGGCTATGCCGGGGTCCTGAACTACATGGGCGCCCGCTTCACCGCGAGCGAGGACGCCTTGCGGCCGTTTCTCGGCGAGCTCCGAGACCGTGGACTCGTCTATATCGACGACGGAACGTCGCCACGCAGCGCGGTGCCGAAGGTTGCCCGCGAGATCGGGCTGTCGGTGGCGGTGGCGACGCGGGTGGTGGACGCGGTGCCGACGCGCGCGGCCATCGACGAGGCGCTGCGCCAGCTCGAGGACAGCGCACGCGAAACCGGTTCTGCGCTCGGCATCGGCTCGGCGCTGCCGGTGAGCATCGAGGCGATCCGCGAATGGGCCCGCGGCCTCGAGGCGCGCGGAGTGACCCTCGTGCCGGCGAGTGCGCTGGTCGGCGGCGGGGCGATCTGA
- the zapE gene encoding cell division protein ZapE yields the protein MSQTPSERYAALVARGEIAFDAAQEALAERLSRLAIELENRRLAHKTSHLGWLFARRHHATPVRGLYIYGEVGRGKTMLVDMFFEAVSVRRKRRAHFADFMADVHERVHRTRQRIAAGALKGDDPIPPVAAEIADETRLLCLDEFHVDDITDAMILGRLFTRLFDRGLVLVTTSNTAPDDLYAGGLNRALFLPFVALLKERTAVVCLDARTDYRLGRLAGGEVYFTPADAAARAAMDRAWAAVTDARPGSPMELEVKGRKVAVPLAVRGAARFSFADLCRQPLGSSDYLKIARTFRTVFIDGVPMMGPADRNAARRFVLLIDALYDQRVKLVMSADAEPDALNTSGDAAVEFRRTASRLYEMRSQDYLAAPHGAQGPESVAPAEVSVL from the coding sequence ATGAGCCAGACTCCCAGCGAGCGCTACGCCGCTCTCGTGGCCCGCGGCGAGATCGCCTTCGATGCGGCGCAGGAGGCGCTGGCGGAGCGGCTGAGCCGGCTTGCGATCGAGCTGGAGAACCGGCGGCTCGCGCACAAGACCTCGCATCTCGGCTGGCTGTTCGCGCGCCGCCACCACGCCACCCCCGTCCGGGGACTGTACATCTATGGCGAGGTCGGCCGCGGCAAGACCATGCTGGTCGACATGTTCTTCGAGGCCGTCAGCGTCCGGCGCAAGCGTCGCGCCCATTTCGCCGACTTCATGGCCGATGTTCACGAGCGCGTGCACCGGACGCGCCAGCGCATCGCCGCAGGCGCGCTCAAGGGCGACGATCCGATCCCGCCGGTCGCCGCCGAGATCGCCGACGAAACCCGGCTGCTCTGTCTCGACGAATTCCATGTCGACGACATCACCGATGCCATGATCCTCGGGCGGCTGTTCACGCGCCTGTTCGACCGCGGGCTGGTGTTGGTGACGACGTCGAACACGGCGCCCGACGATCTTTATGCCGGTGGCCTCAACCGGGCGCTGTTCCTGCCTTTCGTGGCCCTGCTCAAGGAACGCACCGCCGTCGTCTGTCTCGATGCCCGGACCGACTACCGGCTCGGCCGTCTGGCCGGTGGCGAGGTCTATTTCACGCCGGCGGATGCGGCGGCGCGGGCCGCGATGGACCGGGCCTGGGCGGCGGTGACCGACGCGCGGCCCGGCAGCCCGATGGAGCTCGAGGTGAAGGGTCGGAAGGTTGCGGTGCCGCTGGCGGTGCGCGGCGCGGCGAGGTTCTCCTTCGCCGACCTGTGCCGGCAGCCGCTCGGATCCAGCGACTACCTGAAGATCGCCCGAACGTTCCGGACCGTGTTCATCGACGGCGTTCCGATGATGGGCCCGGCCGACCGCAACGCGGCGCGGCGCTTCGTGCTGCTGATCGACGCCCTCTACGACCAGCGCGTCAAGCTGGTCATGTCGGCGGATGCCGAGCCGGATGCGCTCAATACCTCAGGCGACGCGGCGGTCGAGTTCCGGCGGACGGCCTCGCGCCTCTACGAGATGCGCTCGCAGGACTACCTGGCCGCGCCGCACGGCGCGCAGGGGCCGGAATCGGTGGCACCCGCCGAGGTCTCTGTGCTCTAG
- the mdh gene encoding malate dehydrogenase, with the protein MARHKIALIGAGQIGGTLAHLAGLKELGDIILFDIAEGTPQGKALDIAQSSPVDGFDAKLAGTNSYAAIKDADVVIVTAGVPRKPGMSRDDLLGINLKVMEQVGAGIRKYASDAFVICITNPLDAMVWALQKASGLPKHMVVGMAGVLDSARFRYFLAEEFDVSVEDVTAFVLGGHGDTMVPLARYSTVAGIPLPDLVKMNWTTKKRLDEIIQRTRDGGAEIVGLLKTGSAYYAPAASAIAMAESYLKDKKRVLPCAAYLKGEYGVNDLYVGVPVVIGAKGVERVVEIELNRSERSAFDKSVEAVKALVEACKAIAPDLGKSK; encoded by the coding sequence ATGGCGCGACACAAGATCGCTTTGATCGGCGCCGGTCAGATCGGCGGCACGCTCGCCCATCTCGCCGGACTCAAGGAACTGGGCGACATCATCCTCTTCGACATCGCCGAGGGCACTCCGCAGGGCAAGGCGCTCGACATTGCCCAGTCCTCCCCGGTCGACGGGTTCGATGCGAAGCTCGCGGGAACCAACTCCTACGCGGCCATCAAGGACGCCGACGTGGTGATCGTCACCGCCGGCGTGCCGCGCAAGCCCGGCATGAGCCGCGATGACCTGCTCGGAATCAACCTCAAGGTGATGGAGCAGGTCGGCGCCGGCATCCGCAAGTATGCGTCGGACGCCTTCGTGATCTGCATCACGAACCCGCTGGACGCCATGGTCTGGGCGCTGCAGAAGGCTTCGGGTCTGCCCAAGCACATGGTCGTCGGCATGGCCGGCGTGCTCGATTCGGCGCGGTTCCGCTACTTCCTCGCCGAGGAGTTCGATGTCTCGGTCGAGGACGTCACCGCCTTCGTGCTCGGCGGTCACGGCGACACCATGGTGCCGCTCGCCCGCTACTCGACGGTTGCCGGCATCCCGCTGCCGGACCTCGTCAAGATGAACTGGACCACGAAGAAGCGGCTCGACGAGATCATCCAGCGCACCCGCGACGGCGGCGCGGAGATCGTCGGCCTGCTGAAGACCGGGTCGGCCTATTACGCGCCGGCAGCCTCGGCGATCGCCATGGCCGAGTCCTACCTCAAGGACAAGAAGCGCGTGCTGCCCTGCGCGGCCTATCTGAAGGGCGAGTACGGGGTGAACGACCTCTATGTCGGTGTGCCAGTGGTGATCGGTGCCAAGGGGGTCGAGCGGGTCGTCGAGATCGAGCTCAACCGCAGCGAGCGCAGCGCCTTCGACAAGTCGGTCGAGGCGGTGAAGGCGCTGGTCGAGGCCTGCAAGGCCATCGCGCCGGATCTCGGCAAGAGCAAGTGA